In the Pseudomonas sp. DTU_2021_1001937_2_SI_NGA_ILE_001 genome, one interval contains:
- the ubiH gene encoding 2-octaprenyl-6-methoxyphenyl hydroxylase: MSRCNLAIIGGGLVGASLALALQAGARERGWKIVLIEPFAPGDSFQPSYDARSSALSFGTRRVYERLGLWQAIARRAEPILQIQVSDRGRFGATRLSAIEEGVPALGYVAENAWLGQCLWQALDPEVVSWRVPAEVLKMQAVDAGYRLTLNDDTELECDLAVLADGGRSSLREQLGIGVRQRPYGQSALIANITPSEAHGGQAFERFTEQGPMALLPLPDNRCALVWTRKGDDTQRLAALDDQAFLSELQGVFGYRLGRLCQVGARHVYPLNLVEAEEQVRSHLVVLGNAAHSLHPIAGQGFNLSLRDVDALAETLLESDRSPGELATLQRYLDRQRLDQQMTVGFSDKVTRLFGSSQPWVVAGRNVGLLGLDLLPPAKRWFARQAMGLGTRSDA, from the coding sequence ATGAGCCGTTGCAACCTGGCGATCATCGGCGGCGGCCTGGTCGGCGCCAGTCTGGCCCTGGCCTTGCAGGCCGGTGCCCGCGAGCGTGGCTGGAAGATCGTGCTGATCGAGCCCTTCGCGCCGGGCGACAGCTTTCAGCCCAGCTACGACGCGCGGTCCTCGGCCTTGTCGTTCGGCACCCGGCGCGTCTACGAGCGGCTGGGGCTGTGGCAAGCCATCGCCCGACGGGCCGAGCCGATCCTGCAGATCCAGGTCTCCGACCGCGGACGTTTTGGCGCGACCCGCCTGTCGGCCATCGAAGAAGGTGTACCGGCGCTGGGCTACGTGGCCGAGAACGCCTGGCTGGGCCAGTGCCTGTGGCAGGCGCTGGACCCCGAGGTGGTGAGCTGGCGGGTGCCGGCCGAAGTGCTGAAGATGCAGGCCGTGGACGCCGGCTACCGGCTGACCCTCAATGACGATACCGAACTGGAGTGTGACCTGGCCGTGCTGGCCGATGGTGGGCGCTCCAGCCTGCGTGAGCAACTGGGCATCGGCGTACGCCAGCGGCCCTACGGGCAGAGTGCGCTGATTGCCAACATCACCCCAAGCGAAGCGCATGGCGGTCAGGCCTTCGAGCGCTTTACCGAACAAGGCCCCATGGCCCTGTTGCCGTTGCCGGACAACCGCTGCGCGCTGGTCTGGACCCGTAAGGGCGATGACACCCAGCGGCTGGCGGCCTTGGACGACCAAGCGTTCCTCAGCGAGCTGCAGGGCGTTTTCGGTTACCGCCTGGGCCGGCTGTGCCAGGTCGGTGCCCGGCATGTCTACCCGCTGAACCTGGTCGAGGCCGAAGAGCAGGTGCGTTCGCACCTGGTGGTGCTGGGCAACGCGGCGCACAGCCTGCACCCCATCGCCGGGCAGGGCTTCAATCTGTCGTTGCGTGACGTCGACGCACTGGCTGAGACCCTGCTGGAAAGCGACCGGTCGCCGGGCGAGCTGGCGACCCTGCAGCGTTACCTCGACCGCCAGCGATTGGACCAGCAGATGACCGTCGGCTTTTCCGACAAGGTCACCCGGCTGTTCGGCAGCTCGCAGCCGTGGGTCGTGGCCGGCCGTAACGTGGGCCTGCTCGGCCTGGACCTGCTGCCCCCGGCCAAGCGCTGGTTCGCCCGCCAGGCCATGGGCCTGGGGACCCGCTCGGACGCCTAG
- a CDS encoding 2-octaprenyl-3-methyl-6-methoxy-1,4-benzoquinol hydroxylase has protein sequence METRADVLIVGAGMVGSALALALQGSGLDVLVVDGGALSVKPFDPQAAFEPRVSALSAASQRILERLGAWEGIAARRLSPYSQMQVWDGSGTGQIHFCASSVHAEVLGHIVENRVIQDALLERLHDSDIGLLGEARLEQLRHSGDDWLLTLADGRQLRAPLVIGADGAHSAIRRLSGTPTREWDYLHHAIVTSVRTAEPHGRTAWQRFTDDGPLAFLPLEREGEHWCSIVWSVTPAQADRLMSLDSGAFCQALERAFEGRLGKVLGCDPRLCVPLRQRHAKRYVARGLALIGDAAHTIHPLAGQGVNLGFLDAAVLAEVLLHAAARGENLADERVLARYERRRMPHNLSLMAAMEGFQRLFQADRLPIRWLRNTGLKVVNDLPEVKALFVREALGLSGDMPELAKVAN, from the coding sequence ATGGAAACCCGTGCGGATGTGCTGATCGTCGGAGCCGGTATGGTCGGCAGTGCCCTGGCCCTGGCCTTGCAGGGCAGCGGCCTGGACGTACTGGTGGTCGACGGTGGTGCGCTGAGCGTCAAGCCGTTCGACCCGCAGGCCGCCTTCGAACCGCGGGTCAGCGCCCTGTCGGCGGCCAGCCAGCGCATTCTCGAACGCCTCGGGGCCTGGGAAGGCATCGCCGCGCGCCGGCTCAGCCCCTACAGCCAGATGCAGGTGTGGGACGGCAGCGGCACCGGGCAGATCCACTTCTGCGCCTCCAGCGTGCATGCCGAAGTGCTCGGCCATATCGTCGAGAACCGGGTCATCCAGGACGCCTTGCTCGAACGCCTGCACGACAGTGACATCGGCCTGCTGGGCGAGGCGCGCCTGGAGCAGTTGCGCCACTCCGGCGATGACTGGCTGCTGACCCTGGCCGATGGCCGCCAGCTGCGTGCGCCGCTGGTGATCGGCGCCGACGGCGCGCACTCGGCGATCCGCCGGCTCAGTGGCACGCCGACCCGCGAATGGGATTACCTGCACCACGCCATCGTCACCAGCGTACGCACTGCCGAACCTCATGGGCGCACGGCCTGGCAACGCTTCACCGACGACGGCCCGCTGGCCTTCCTGCCGCTGGAGCGCGAGGGCGAGCACTGGTGTTCCATCGTCTGGTCGGTAACCCCGGCCCAGGCTGATCGCCTCATGTCGCTGGACAGCGGCGCGTTCTGTCAGGCCCTGGAACGCGCTTTCGAAGGTCGCTTGGGCAAGGTTCTGGGCTGCGACCCGCGCCTGTGCGTGCCGCTACGCCAGCGTCACGCCAAGCGCTACGTCGCCCGCGGACTGGCGCTGATCGGTGATGCCGCGCACACCATTCACCCTTTGGCCGGGCAGGGTGTGAACCTCGGCTTCCTGGATGCCGCCGTACTCGCCGAGGTGTTGCTGCATGCCGCCGCGCGTGGCGAGAACCTTGCCGACGAGCGTGTGCTGGCGCGCTATGAGCGGCGACGCATGCCGCACAACCTGAGCCTGATGGCGGCGATGGAGGGCTTCCAGCGCCTGTTCCAGGCCGACCGCCTGCCAATTCGCTGGCTGCGCAACACCGGGTTGAAGGTGGTCAACGACCTGCCGGAGGTCAAGGCGCTGTTCGTGCGTGAAGCGCTGGGCCTGAGTGGCGACATGCCCGAGCTGGCCAAGGTCGCGAACTGA
- a CDS encoding Lrp/AsnC family transcriptional regulator — MPVELDAYDRKILTLLQDDASLSSAQVAEQVGLSQSPCWRRIQRLKDEGVIRRQVTLLDRKKIGLDTQIFAQVKLNAHGRSNFAEFTEAIREFPEVLECYVLMGAVDFLLRIVTSDIEAYEKFFFEKLSLVPGIQEVNSVVALSEIKSTTHLPLGRGG, encoded by the coding sequence ATGCCCGTTGAGCTGGATGCCTATGATCGAAAGATCCTGACACTGCTGCAGGACGACGCTTCGCTGTCCAGCGCCCAGGTGGCCGAGCAGGTGGGGTTGTCGCAGTCGCCGTGCTGGCGGCGTATCCAGCGCCTCAAGGACGAAGGAGTGATCCGGCGCCAGGTGACCTTGCTGGACCGCAAGAAGATCGGCCTGGACACGCAGATCTTCGCGCAGGTGAAGCTCAACGCCCATGGCCGCTCCAACTTCGCCGAGTTCACCGAGGCGATCCGCGAGTTTCCCGAGGTGTTGGAGTGCTACGTGCTGATGGGCGCCGTGGACTTCCTGCTGCGCATCGTGACCTCGGATATCGAGGCCTACGAGAAGTTCTTCTTCGAGAAGCTGTCGCTGGTGCCGGGCATCCAGGAAGTGAACTCCGTGGTGGCACTGTCGGAAATCAAGTCGACCACCCACCTGCCGCTGGGGCGTGGCGGCTAG
- a CDS encoding extracellular solute-binding protein, translating to MQASKHLLAALTLALLVPAAQAADEVVVYSSRIDELIKPVFDAYTAKTGVQIKFITDKEAPLMQRIKAEGQNGVADLLLTVDAGNLWQAEQMGILQPFTSKVIDDNIPPQYRSSTHAWTGLSLRARTIAYSTARVKPEELTTYEALANKNWEGRLCLRTAKKVYNQSLTATLIETHGAEATEKILKGWVNNLSTDVFSDDIAVLQAIDAGQCDVGIVNSYYYGRLHAENPKLGVKLFWPNQADRGVHVNLSGIGLTRHAPHPEAAKALVEWMTGPEAQAIFAGVNQEFPANPKVSPSAEVAGWGSFKADTIPVEVAGKRQAEAIRMMDRVGWN from the coding sequence ATGCAGGCAAGCAAGCATCTCCTGGCCGCCCTGACCTTGGCGCTGCTCGTTCCGGCGGCCCAGGCGGCCGACGAGGTGGTGGTGTACTCGTCGCGCATCGACGAACTGATCAAGCCTGTGTTCGATGCCTATACCGCCAAGACCGGTGTGCAGATCAAGTTCATCACCGACAAGGAAGCGCCCTTGATGCAGCGCATCAAGGCCGAGGGCCAGAACGGCGTGGCCGACCTGCTGCTGACCGTGGACGCCGGCAACCTCTGGCAGGCCGAGCAGATGGGCATCCTGCAGCCGTTCACGTCCAAGGTGATCGACGACAACATCCCGCCACAGTACCGCTCCTCGACCCACGCCTGGACCGGCCTGAGCCTGCGTGCGCGGACCATCGCCTACTCCACCGCGCGGGTCAAACCCGAAGAACTGACCACCTACGAGGCGCTGGCCAACAAGAACTGGGAAGGCCGCCTGTGCCTGCGTACGGCCAAGAAGGTCTACAACCAGTCGCTGACCGCGACCCTGATCGAGACTCATGGTGCCGAAGCGACCGAGAAGATCCTCAAGGGCTGGGTCAACAACCTGTCCACCGACGTGTTCTCCGACGACATCGCCGTATTGCAGGCCATCGATGCCGGGCAGTGTGACGTGGGCATCGTCAACAGCTACTACTACGGTCGCCTGCATGCCGAGAACCCCAAGCTGGGCGTCAAGCTGTTCTGGCCGAATCAGGCCGACCGTGGCGTGCACGTCAACCTTTCGGGCATCGGCCTGACTCGTCACGCGCCCCACCCCGAAGCGGCCAAGGCCCTGGTGGAATGGATGACCGGCCCTGAAGCCCAGGCGATCTTCGCCGGGGTGAACCAGGAGTTCCCGGCCAACCCGAAAGTATCGCCGAGTGCGGAAGTGGCCGGCTGGGGTTCGTTCAAGGCCGACACCATTCCCGTGGAAGTGGCCGGCAAGCGTCAGGCCGAAGCCATCCGCATGATGGATCGCGTGGGCTGGAATTGA
- the gcvH gene encoding glycine cleavage system protein GcvH — translation MSNFPAELRYAESHEWARLEADGTVTVGISDHAQQALGDVVFVELAEVGKVFAAGDTAGVVESVKAASDIYSPVAGEVIAVNEELSDSPELLNEEPYSAWIFKLKPANAEADLAKLLDAAGYQAAVSE, via the coding sequence ATGAGCAATTTCCCCGCTGAACTGCGTTACGCCGAGAGCCACGAGTGGGCGCGCCTGGAAGCCGACGGCACGGTGACCGTGGGCATTTCCGATCATGCGCAGCAGGCGCTGGGCGACGTGGTCTTCGTCGAATTGGCCGAAGTCGGCAAGGTGTTCGCTGCGGGTGATACCGCCGGTGTGGTGGAGTCGGTGAAGGCTGCCTCGGACATCTACTCGCCCGTGGCCGGCGAAGTCATCGCGGTCAATGAAGAGCTGAGCGACAGCCCTGAGCTGCTCAACGAAGAGCCCTACAGCGCCTGGATCTTCAAGCTCAAGCCGGCGAATGCCGAAGCCGACCTGGCCAAGCTGCTCGATGCGGCGGGTTACCAGGCCGCCGTAAGCGAGTAA
- a CDS encoding iron ABC transporter permease, translating into MAHPAQRRWYPLVLAVAALVLLPLSVLLLSWESIDREIWSHLLDTQMSRLLGNTFTLVLGVGVGVTLLGVSLAWLTSLCEFPGRRWLDWALMLPFAIPAYVLAFVFVGLLDFAGPVQTLLREWFGNGVRLPRVRSTGGVILVLVLVFYPYVYLLARTAFLAQGKGLMEAARILGLSPLQAFWRVALPMARPAIGAGVALALMETLADFGAVSVFNFDTFTTAIYKTWYGFFSLSSAAQLASLLLLGVVLVLYGERRLRGSQRAANERPRGAALYRLRGLKALAATGWCLLVFICAFAVPMLQLVVWVWQRGRFDLDERYTGLVMHTLYLGSVAALLTVSVALLLAFARRLAPTPVINAGVGLANLGYALPGSVLAVSIMLAFSYLDRSLVVPLSSWLGGAGKPLLLGSLSALLLAYLVRFMAVAYGPLESSLAKIRPSLPEAARSLGASGPRLFFGVYLPLLLPGALSAALLVFVDVLKEMPATLLMRPFGWDTLAVRIFEMTSEGEWARAALPALTLVLVGLLPVIGLIRRSARQVSER; encoded by the coding sequence TTGGCTCATCCCGCCCAACGTCGCTGGTATCCCCTGGTTCTGGCCGTCGCCGCGTTGGTGCTGCTGCCCCTCAGCGTGCTGTTGCTGTCCTGGGAAAGCATCGACCGGGAAATCTGGTCGCACTTGCTCGACACCCAGATGAGCCGTCTGCTGGGCAATACTTTCACCCTGGTGCTGGGCGTGGGTGTGGGCGTCACCCTGCTCGGAGTCAGCCTGGCCTGGCTCACCAGCCTCTGCGAGTTCCCTGGCCGGCGTTGGCTCGACTGGGCGCTGATGCTGCCGTTCGCCATACCGGCCTACGTGCTGGCTTTCGTGTTCGTCGGCCTGCTGGACTTTGCCGGCCCGGTGCAGACTCTGCTACGGGAGTGGTTTGGCAATGGCGTGCGCCTGCCGCGTGTGCGCTCCACCGGCGGAGTGATTCTGGTGCTGGTGCTGGTCTTCTACCCCTACGTGTACCTGCTGGCGCGCACCGCGTTCCTGGCCCAGGGCAAGGGCCTCATGGAGGCGGCGCGGATTCTCGGCCTGTCACCGCTGCAGGCGTTCTGGCGGGTAGCGCTGCCCATGGCACGCCCGGCCATCGGTGCCGGGGTGGCGCTGGCGCTGATGGAAACCCTGGCCGATTTCGGTGCGGTTTCAGTCTTCAACTTCGACACCTTCACCACGGCAATCTACAAGACCTGGTATGGCTTCTTCAGCCTCTCCAGCGCGGCGCAGCTGGCCAGCCTGCTGCTGCTCGGGGTCGTGCTCGTGCTGTACGGCGAGCGGCGCCTGCGCGGCAGCCAGCGCGCAGCCAACGAGCGGCCACGCGGCGCAGCGCTGTATCGGTTGCGGGGCCTGAAGGCGCTGGCGGCCACTGGCTGGTGCCTGCTGGTGTTCATCTGCGCCTTCGCCGTGCCGATGCTGCAACTGGTGGTATGGGTCTGGCAGCGCGGGCGCTTCGACCTTGACGAGCGTTATACCGGGCTGGTGATGCACACCTTGTATCTGGGCAGTGTTGCGGCATTGCTCACCGTCAGCGTGGCCCTGCTGCTGGCTTTTGCCCGGCGTCTGGCGCCGACCCCCGTGATCAATGCCGGCGTCGGTCTGGCCAACCTGGGCTACGCCTTGCCCGGCTCGGTCCTGGCGGTGTCGATCATGCTCGCCTTCAGCTACCTAGACCGCAGTCTGGTGGTGCCTCTCTCATCGTGGCTGGGCGGGGCCGGCAAGCCGCTGTTGCTGGGCAGTCTCTCGGCGCTGCTGCTGGCTTACCTGGTGCGCTTCATGGCGGTTGCCTATGGGCCACTGGAAAGCAGCCTGGCGAAGATCCGTCCATCGCTGCCGGAGGCGGCGCGCAGCCTGGGCGCCAGCGGGCCGCGACTGTTCTTCGGGGTCTACCTGCCCCTGCTGCTGCCCGGCGCGCTGAGTGCCGCGCTGCTGGTGTTCGTCGATGTGCTCAAGGAAATGCCGGCCACCCTGCTGATGCGCCCGTTCGGCTGGGACACCCTGGCCGTGCGCATCTTCGAGATGACCAGCGAGGGCGAGTGGGCCCGTGCCGCACTGCCGGCGCTGACCCTGGTGCTGGTCGGTCTGCTGCCGGTCATCGGCCTGATCCGGCGTTCGGCGCGCCAGGTCAGCGAGCGCTAG
- a CDS encoding type II secretion system protein, which produces MIDRQQGFTLIELMIAIAIFGLLMTFGAQLTKSWTDSAQQNEAANLLKQGISRAKATALRNPGGALSTSPAAVLCRSGQSLKLFSLADQASLDCNSNTSVLWQASLPASANLQVGGTNLTCIAFNSRGLPVNGSSTCATSTINVTAGSESAIPVEII; this is translated from the coding sequence GTGATCGATCGGCAGCAGGGCTTCACCCTGATCGAGCTGATGATTGCCATCGCCATCTTCGGTCTGCTGATGACCTTCGGTGCTCAGCTGACCAAATCATGGACCGACAGCGCACAGCAGAACGAGGCGGCCAACCTGCTCAAGCAAGGCATCAGCCGCGCCAAGGCCACCGCCCTGCGCAACCCAGGCGGTGCCCTAAGCACCTCGCCAGCGGCAGTACTGTGCCGCTCGGGGCAGAGCCTCAAGCTGTTCAGCCTCGCCGACCAGGCCAGCCTCGATTGCAACTCGAACACCAGCGTGCTCTGGCAGGCCAGCCTGCCCGCCTCGGCGAACCTGCAGGTCGGCGGCACAAACCTCACCTGTATCGCCTTCAACAGCCGCGGCCTGCCGGTCAACGGCAGCAGCACCTGTGCGACCAGCACCATCAACGTGACCGCAGGCAGCGAAAGTGCGATTCCCGTCGAGATCATCTAA
- a CDS encoding DUF2388 domain-containing protein has product MRLKLAVATCALLSLPFGSAMADGFWRDVLSSGATTASTYLTFKDHKLVAAAQDDAGSFVASNGDIRGPFLEAAIAQVRQDNPDLKASDMDLANAILARNAVAQE; this is encoded by the coding sequence ATGCGTCTCAAGCTCGCTGTCGCCACCTGTGCTCTGCTTTCCCTGCCCTTCGGTTCGGCCATGGCCGATGGTTTCTGGCGTGACGTCCTGTCGTCCGGCGCCACCACCGCTTCCACCTACCTGACCTTCAAGGACCACAAGCTGGTCGCTGCTGCGCAGGACGACGCCGGCAGCTTCGTGGCCAGCAACGGTGATATCCGCGGCCCGTTCCTTGAAGCGGCCATCGCCCAGGTTCGCCAGGACAACCCAGACCTGAAGGCCAGCGACATGGACCTGGCCAACGCCATCCTGGCGCGCAATGCCGTCGCCCAGGAGTAA
- a CDS encoding GspE/PulE family protein: MVVHAPTSADRWLDLNDLLHDLVAQGHLSQSDAETAVTQRRTTANIQLHPLEFLANQQLDDLKRPGRKLDLETLTAWLAEQCGQPYMRIDPLKINVAAVTPLMSYAFAQRHKILAVAVDREAVTIASAQPYVRSWEPDLSHVLKLPIKRVVANPVDIQRMTVEFFRLTRSVSGATATEQKTSNLGNFEQLLKLGASDQEPDANDAHIVTIVDWLFQYAFQQRASDIHIEPRRENGTVRFRIDGVLHNVYQFPPQVTMAVVSRLKSLGRMNVAEKRKPQDGRVKTSTPEGNEVELRLSTLPTAFGEKLVMRIFDPEVLLKDFDQLGFSSDDLRRWQGMTRQPNGIILVTGPTGSGKTTTLYTTLKQLATSEVNLCTIEDPIEMVEPAFNQMQVQHNIDLTFASGVRALMRQDPDIIMIGEIRDLETAEMAIQAALTGHLVLSTLHTNDAPSAISRLLELGVPPYLLKATILGVMAQRLVRTLCPHCKAPVSLDEADWQVLTRPWQAPVPSGAHRAVGCVECRDTGYRGRAGVYEIMLMTDPVKSLVTADLDLNAMRRQAFKEGMRSLRLSGALKVSAGLTTMDEVLRVTPHSEQH, encoded by the coding sequence ATGGTTGTTCACGCTCCCACTTCCGCGGATCGCTGGCTCGACCTCAATGATCTGCTGCACGATCTGGTCGCTCAGGGCCACTTGAGCCAGAGCGACGCCGAGACGGCCGTCACCCAGCGCCGCACCACCGCGAATATCCAGCTGCACCCGCTGGAGTTCCTCGCCAACCAACAGCTTGACGACCTCAAGCGACCCGGGCGTAAGCTCGACCTGGAAACCCTCACGGCCTGGCTGGCCGAGCAATGCGGGCAGCCCTACATGCGCATCGACCCGCTGAAGATCAACGTGGCGGCGGTCACCCCGCTGATGTCCTACGCCTTCGCCCAGCGCCACAAGATCCTCGCCGTGGCCGTCGACCGCGAGGCGGTGACCATCGCCAGTGCCCAGCCCTATGTGCGCTCCTGGGAGCCAGACCTGTCCCACGTGCTGAAGCTGCCGATCAAGCGCGTAGTGGCCAACCCCGTGGACATCCAGCGCATGACGGTGGAATTCTTCCGCCTGACCCGCTCGGTCAGCGGCGCGACGGCCACCGAACAGAAAACCAGCAACCTGGGCAACTTCGAGCAGTTGCTCAAGCTGGGCGCCAGTGACCAGGAGCCGGATGCCAACGATGCGCACATCGTCACCATCGTCGACTGGCTGTTCCAGTACGCCTTCCAGCAACGCGCCAGCGATATCCACATCGAGCCCCGCCGCGAGAACGGCACGGTACGCTTTCGTATCGACGGCGTGCTGCACAACGTCTATCAGTTCCCGCCGCAAGTCACCATGGCGGTGGTCAGCCGCCTGAAGAGCCTGGGCCGCATGAACGTGGCAGAGAAGCGCAAACCCCAGGACGGCCGGGTCAAGACCAGCACGCCGGAAGGCAACGAGGTGGAGCTGCGTCTGTCGACCCTGCCCACCGCCTTCGGCGAAAAGCTGGTGATGCGGATCTTCGACCCCGAGGTGCTGCTCAAGGACTTCGACCAGCTGGGGTTCTCCAGCGACGACCTGCGCCGCTGGCAGGGCATGACCCGCCAGCCCAATGGCATCATCCTGGTCACCGGGCCGACCGGTTCAGGCAAGACCACCACGCTGTACACCACGCTCAAGCAACTGGCGACCAGCGAGGTCAACCTGTGCACCATCGAGGACCCCATCGAGATGGTCGAGCCGGCGTTCAACCAGATGCAGGTGCAGCACAACATCGACCTGACCTTCGCCAGCGGGGTCAGGGCGCTGATGCGGCAGGACCCGGACATCATCATGATTGGCGAGATCCGTGACCTGGAAACCGCCGAGATGGCCATCCAGGCCGCGCTGACCGGCCACCTGGTGCTTTCCACCCTGCACACCAACGACGCGCCCAGTGCCATCAGCCGCCTGCTGGAACTGGGTGTGCCGCCCTATCTGCTCAAGGCCACCATCCTCGGGGTGATGGCCCAGCGCCTGGTGCGCACCCTGTGCCCGCACTGCAAGGCGCCGGTAAGCCTTGACGAGGCCGACTGGCAGGTGCTCACGCGGCCCTGGCAGGCGCCGGTGCCCAGCGGTGCACATCGCGCCGTGGGCTGCGTGGAATGTCGCGATACCGGCTATCGGGGCCGTGCGGGGGTGTACGAGATCATGCTGATGACCGACCCGGTCAAGAGCCTGGTGACCGCCGACCTGGACCTCAACGCCATGCGCCGCCAGGCGTTCAAGGAAGGCATGCGCAGCCTGCGCCTGTCAGGCGCGCTGAAGGTCTCTGCCGGGCTGACCACCATGGACGAGGTACTGCGGGTCACGCCGCACAGCGAACAGCATTGA
- a CDS encoding PilW family protein: protein MRRPAGGFSLISLMVGMTLSLLSVLAMLSLYRNMVGISVRSIQDSRQDGQIAAALLTAQQEMSNAGFWISGTPDASFKLLANAALSNGSLSGSARTLSGTASTGNALVWSYKTANTATASCAGLLVQDGKLSRLQGASGCTSTSQWNSTTWSASPLIEANQPADFFTVVQAACWPFNKATSPISTLRIKVTLNAVTSSVDASNSASTTTYVKSTSDVCLPNLVPGT from the coding sequence GTGAGACGCCCTGCGGGCGGCTTCAGCCTGATCAGCCTGATGGTGGGCATGACGCTGTCGCTGCTCAGCGTGCTGGCCATGCTCTCGCTGTACCGGAACATGGTCGGCATCTCGGTGCGCTCCATTCAGGACTCCCGGCAGGACGGGCAGATCGCCGCAGCGCTACTCACCGCACAACAGGAGATGAGCAACGCCGGTTTCTGGATCAGCGGCACGCCCGATGCCAGCTTCAAGCTCCTGGCCAATGCCGCCCTGAGCAATGGCAGCCTGTCCGGCAGCGCACGAACGCTGTCAGGCACCGCCAGCACCGGTAATGCGCTGGTATGGAGCTACAAGACCGCCAACACCGCAACGGCCAGCTGTGCGGGCCTGCTGGTGCAGGACGGCAAGCTCAGCCGCCTGCAGGGGGCCAGCGGCTGCACTTCGACCTCACAATGGAACAGCACCACCTGGAGCGCCAGCCCGCTGATCGAAGCCAACCAGCCGGCCGATTTCTTCACCGTGGTACAGGCTGCCTGTTGGCCCTTCAACAAGGCGACGAGTCCAATCAGCACCCTGCGCATCAAGGTCACCCTGAATGCCGTGACCAGCTCGGTGGACGCCAGCAACAGCGCATCCACGACGACTTACGTGAAGAGCACCAGCGATGTCTGCCTGCCCAACCTCGTGCCAGGCACCTAG
- the gcvT gene encoding glycine cleavage system aminomethyltransferase GcvT has protein sequence MGQRTPLFDLHLALGAKMVDFGGWDMPLHYGSQVEEHHQVRRDCGVFDVSHMRVIDVTGSQAKAWLRYLLANDVGRLQESGRALYSAMLDDEAGIIDDLLVYLTPAGYRLVVNAATGAKDLAWMRSRQAGFEVTITERPDVSMLAIQGPHARQRIAELVSSQRAELIRRLKPFEGHEDNGWFIARTGYTGEDGLEIILPADQAPAFFNDLVGAGIAPIGLGARDTLRLEAGMNLYGQDIDEQVSPLESNMAWSVAWEPAERDFIGRRVLEQRRERGAALKLVGLVLEERGVLRAHQVVRVAQVGDGEITSGSFSPTLSKSIALARVPVATADRAEVEIRGKWYPVRVVQPNFVRHGKVLI, from the coding sequence ATGGGACAGCGTACCCCCCTGTTTGACCTGCACCTCGCGCTGGGTGCGAAAATGGTCGACTTCGGTGGCTGGGACATGCCGTTGCATTATGGATCGCAGGTCGAAGAGCACCATCAGGTGCGTCGTGACTGCGGCGTTTTCGACGTCTCGCACATGCGTGTGATCGACGTCACCGGCAGCCAGGCCAAGGCCTGGCTGCGTTACCTGCTGGCCAACGACGTCGGCCGCCTGCAGGAAAGCGGTCGCGCGCTGTACAGCGCCATGCTCGACGATGAGGCCGGGATCATCGATGACCTGCTGGTCTACCTGACACCGGCTGGCTATCGCCTGGTGGTCAATGCCGCAACCGGGGCCAAGGACCTGGCCTGGATGCGCAGCCGGCAGGCCGGCTTCGAGGTGACCATCACCGAGCGCCCCGACGTATCCATGCTCGCCATTCAGGGGCCGCACGCCCGCCAGCGCATTGCCGAGCTGGTGTCCAGCCAGCGCGCCGAACTGATCCGCCGCCTCAAGCCCTTCGAAGGCCACGAAGACAACGGCTGGTTCATCGCGCGCACCGGCTACACCGGCGAGGATGGCCTGGAGATCATCCTGCCTGCCGATCAGGCGCCGGCCTTCTTCAACGACCTGGTCGGCGCCGGCATCGCCCCTATCGGCCTCGGTGCGCGCGACACCCTGCGCCTTGAGGCGGGCATGAATCTGTATGGTCAGGACATCGACGAACAGGTCTCGCCACTGGAGTCGAACATGGCCTGGAGCGTCGCCTGGGAGCCGGCCGAGCGCGACTTCATCGGCCGCCGTGTCCTGGAGCAGCGGCGTGAGCGCGGTGCGGCACTGAAGCTGGTGGGCCTGGTGTTGGAAGAGCGCGGGGTGCTGCGCGCGCATCAGGTGGTGCGGGTGGCGCAGGTGGGTGACGGTGAGATCACCAGTGGCAGTTTTTCTCCTACGCTAAGCAAGTCCATCGCCCTGGCGCGTGTACCGGTGGCCACCGCCGATCGCGCCGAAGTGGAGATTCGTGGCAAGTGGTACCCGGTGCGGGTGGTGCAGCCAAACTTCGTGCGACATGGCAAAGTGTTGATCTAA